The following nucleotide sequence is from Microbacterium arborescens.
GGCGATTGCCGCCGGCATCGTCCTGATCGTGCTCGCGCACGGAGCGCCGGCGAAGTGGGCGAGCGCCGTGTTCATGACGACCTCGCTGCTGCTGTTCGGAAACTCCGCGCTCTATCACCGCTTCGACTGGAAGCCGCGCACCAAGGCGATCCTCAAACGCATCGACCATGCGAACATCCTTCTGCTGATCGCCGGCACCTACACGCCGCTGGCCGTGCTGGCCCTCCCGACCGACCAGACGGTGCTGCTGCTGTCGTTGGTGTGGGGTGGTGCGATCGCAGGGATCTTCTTCCGCGTGTTCTGGATACACGCGCCGCGCTGGCTCTACGTCGCGCTCTACCTCGCGTTGGGCTGGGGTGCGGTGATGTACATCGTCCCGCTCTTCGAGGCCAACGCCGCCATGATGGTGCTCGTGATCGTCGGCGGGTTGCTCTACAGCGGTGGAGCCGTGGTCTACGCGATCAAGAAGCCGAACCCGTGGCCCGGGCACTTCGGGTTCCACGAGATCTTCCACGTGTGCACGGTCCTGGCGTTCCTCTGCCACTGGACGGCGTGCCTGCTCATCGCGCTCGAGCCCGCGTACCACGCCGGCTGACGCGCCCGGCGGGCGGTCAGCCCGGCGGGCGGTCAGCGCGTGTCGGCGTCCCGCTCGCCGCGTGCGGCGGCGTCCTCCTCATCGAGCTGCTCGCGCACCTCGGCTCGGTAGCGCCCGCGACGCACACGCCGCAGCATGTCGAGCAACAGGAGCACGACGGCGATCGTCAGGATCACGATCGCTCCGAAGCCCCACGGTCCGGGGGTGACCGACGTGGGGTCGACCGTGATCTCGGGAATCGGTGTCGCCGCCGATATGAGCCACAGTTGGGAGTTCATGGTTCCTCGATCTGCGCGAGAAGCGCTTAGCCTGGAAACACCAGCCTAATCCCGTCAGAACCGCCTCGGAGACCGCCACGATGACCACGCA
It contains:
- the trhA gene encoding PAQR family membrane homeostasis protein TrhA: MPQLPLLDAAAASAQIELRPTWRGWIHAATFPVAIAAGIVLIVLAHGAPAKWASAVFMTTSLLLFGNSALYHRFDWKPRTKAILKRIDHANILLLIAGTYTPLAVLALPTDQTVLLLSLVWGGAIAGIFFRVFWIHAPRWLYVALYLALGWGAVMYIVPLFEANAAMMVLVIVGGLLYSGGAVVYAIKKPNPWPGHFGFHEIFHVCTVLAFLCHWTACLLIALEPAYHAG